The window TCATCAATAGCATCTATTTTACCTATGCGTTTTATGCTCGTCGTCCGCACCGCAGACTCGGCCGGCAAGGCGCGATTCATTTGTTCCATTTCCCGGCGCAGGTCGGCTAGCAGCTGGTGCTCCGGAAAATACGCCTCCGCTTCACGTAGCAGCACGCCCGCTTCGCGGGTCCGGCTGCGAGCCAACGCCTGCCGAACACCTTCGGCAAACTGGATAACCATCGCCTGCAAACCCGCCCGCGCTTCAGAATTGGCAGGATCGAGGAGAAGTACCGATTGAAATCGATCATAAGCATTGTTGTGCGCAGGCTCGGTCAGGTGACCCTTGCGAAACGCTTGCTCAGCCTGAACTAACAGATTTTCCACCAAAACCTGCTTTGCGGTCCTGGCCACAGGTACAGACTCTGACGGTGGAAGTGGGGTCTCCTTCACGACAACGGAAGCCCCGCAACCACTCAAAACGACGATGGCTGCCGCCAGTCCAACACTAAAAATTAAAGCGCTAGGCGCCCGCATTGTGGAAAACCCCTAAACTAATCTGTGAATTATGACGCCAATGTAGGCCTGGGTTTCACTTAGAATGAACTCCGCTTAGCCGCGGAGGTCTCTGAGCTACGGTTGATAAGTAGGCACTAGACCCCGTCAATTTGACGCAACATAACACACAAGCCGTAATACTATGACTCGCTATTTTTTCAAAGCCTCCGCGGCAACGCAATTTTCCCTGCGCTATTTTCTCTCACTGAGCTTATTATTCGTCGCTTTTCAGGCATACGGCGATACCTACAATTTTGGTGCGAGCAGCAACAATGATGACTTCCTGAGCGTGGACCAGGCGTATCAGGCGAATGTCGAACTCCACAATAACAGCCTGGAAACAGACTGGACCATCGCGCCAGGTTACTACCTGTACCAACACCGCTTCAAAATGGAAGCCTACAACACTGAGCAGCGCGAAGAGCTCGAGCTGCAATTCGCCCCTGGCCTACGCAAGTACGACGATTACTATCAAAAAGAGCTCGAGGTGTATTACGACAATACCACCTTCAAAAGTGCTCCGCCCTCTATCAAGCCTCCCTACGAATTACTACTGGTTTCACAAGGGTGTGCTGATGCAGGCCTCTGCTACCCACCGCGCAAACAGTACTTCCAGGTGGATACTGACGGCATTGTTGTTGAGACACCGGAGTCGACCATAGAGTCCAGCGCGAGCACAGCTGTAACACAGAAGCCTTCGGCTCAAGAGCAAACACCAGCT of the Teredinibacter turnerae T7901 genome contains:
- a CDS encoding N-acetylglucosaminyltransferase — protein: MENLLVQAEQAFRKGHLTEPAHNNAYDRFQSVLLLDPANSEARAGLQAMVIQFAEGVRQALARSRTREAGVLLREAEAYFPEHQLLADLRREMEQMNRALPAESAVRTTSIKRIGKIDAIDEYPLSTAVLSGQRDSLLPLLATLAQRVAQTNESVMIYARTDAEGRWLYKQMKKAAQGYRIRGDIRLSKSPKIAILPPL